The genomic stretch GGCCGCGAAGAGCTCCAGGCCATCGAGGAAATGCAGCTGCGGGTCCTGCGCCCGCCGGGACTGCACGATCTCGCGCAGCGTGCTGCGGATCACCTGCAGGGTGAGCTTCCCGGAGGACACCTCGGCCGGGTCGCCCATGGCGGAGAAGCGCGGACCGGAGTCCAGCAGCTGCATCTGCACCGGGCCGGGCCGGGTCTCCTGGATCGCGCAGTGCAATGGGGAGATCAGCAGCAGCGGTGTCTGCGCGTGGCGGCCCTCCCGGATCGTGTCGAGGAAACCGTGCACCGCCGGGACGAAGGTGCGCAGCCGCATGGTGTCCCCGTTGGTGATGTTGATCCCGAGCTTCAGACTGATCACATCGGCCTCCGCGGAGCGGATCGTGCGGGCGGTGAACGGATCGAGCATCGCCTGACCGGCGAGCCCCAGGTTGGTGAGCTGGACCCCGGCCGTCTGAGCCGCGACCACGGGCCAGGTCCCGGTGGGGTGGGAGACCGCGAAGCCGTGGCTGATCGAGCTCCCGTGGTGCAGCCAGCGGGTGGTTCCCGCGGAGTCCGACGGGATCAGCTCGGCGTCCGATTCAAGCGCTGCCAGCTCGGTCCGCTCGTCGTGGGGCAGCCAGATCTGCACGTCGTGGGCGCCGGGCGGAAGCTGCGGCAGCTCGATCCGGGCGTCGGCTCCGACGCTGGTGGAGACCTCACCGGTGAGCGGGTCGCTGCGCCGGGTCGTGCCGACACCCTGCACGGGGGAGTGAAGCTGCGCATAGAGCTCCCCGTCGACTAACACGTCGTAGAGTCCGCCCTTCGGGACCTGATCCCCGGTGACGTCGCGAGTCGGGTGGGTGATCAGCACCAGCGTGGTGGCCTCGGTGCGGAAGGTCAGATGGACTCCGCTGGGCTGGGCGGCCACGCGCTCCACCCCGGGATCGGTGGTCTGACGCCGCGCGGCGGCGGGCAGCCGCCACGGCAGCAGCCCACGGTCGCTGACCTGGTGTTCCAGCGCCCCGCGCAGCAGCGGAGCCAGTTCAGCGGCCGCAATCCTCATATCCGTCTCCATTCTCCAACGGCTCGCAGGCGCCGGTTCCGGCGGCTCGAGTCTCGCTGAAGGGTACCAACCCGGGCATCAGGGCTGTTCAACTGCTGTTAACCTTCCTGCTCAAGTGTGTGCGCTGATGACTCAGCGTTCCCCACACCCCGAGGACGACGGCGCACCGCCGTCGGTCTCCCGCCATCCCGGCACCGTGGGGGAGGTGTTCCTGGTCTTCCTGCGCCTGGGACTGACCTCCTTCGGCGGCCCCGTGGCGCACCTGGCCTATTTCCGCGACGCCTTCGTCACCCACCGTCGCTGGCTCACCGAGAAGGCCTATGCCGACCTGGTGGGGCTGTGTCAGTTCCTGCCCGGCCCGGCGTCGAGCCAGGTGGGCATGGCCCTGGGCCTGCAGCGGGCCGGCTACCCCGGGATGCTCGCTGCCTGGTTCGCGTTCACGATGCCCTCGGTGGTGCTGCTGGTCGCCTTCGCTCTGGGTCTCCAGCAGGCGGGGAATCTCGCCGAGGCCGGGTGGATCGATGGGCTCAAGGCCGCCGCGGTGGCC from Nesterenkonia sandarakina encodes the following:
- a CDS encoding SGNH/GDSL hydrolase family protein produces the protein MRIAAAELAPLLRGALEHQVSDRGLLPWRLPAAARRQTTDPGVERVAAQPSGVHLTFRTEATTLVLITHPTRDVTGDQVPKGGLYDVLVDGELYAQLHSPVQGVGTTRRSDPLTGEVSTSVGADARIELPQLPPGAHDVQIWLPHDERTELAALESDAELIPSDSAGTTRWLHHGSSISHGFAVSHPTGTWPVVAAQTAGVQLTNLGLAGQAMLDPFTARTIRSAEADVISLKLGINITNGDTMRLRTFVPAVHGFLDTIREGRHAQTPLLLISPLHCAIQETRPGPVQMQLLDSGPRFSAMGDPAEVSSGKLTLQVIRSTLREIVQSRRAQDPQLHFLDGLELFAASDEAELPMADQLHPETRAQRRIGQRFANVALSRGGPLNLG